A window of the Pseudomonas sp. B21_DOA genome harbors these coding sequences:
- a CDS encoding RecQ family ATP-dependent DNA helicase produces the protein MHDTLKQVFGYPQFRPGQEAAVSAVLAGRSAAAIFPTGSGKSLCYQLPALLLPHLTLVVSPLLALMQDQLAFLKRHGISAGSIDSAQSREDASDVMARARSGELKILMISVERLKNERFRNFLQQVPISLLVVDEAHCISEWGHNFRPDYLKLPDYQRQFNIPQALLLTATATPKVIADMQAKFTIAPDDVVTTGFYRPNLNLLVEPVRGQDKRRRLVEWMTERPGQPSIVYVTLQKTAEHIAEHLQRNGIQAEAYHAGLPHDQREGIQRRFMAGQSNCIVATIAFGMGIDKSDIRNVVHFDLPKSIENYSQEIGRAGRDGQPSDCLVLANRDSLNVLENFVYGDTPERDGIRYVLDELKASVPEGQWEFLLGPLADQSNIRSLPLKTLLVQLELRGLIAPRYAYYAEYRFKYLLEPEALFQRFEGERRDFVAAIIQTSTRARTWATVNFEAMYSQYSAERNRVVTALDYFQEKGWVELESKQMTEVYSLLHSDFHSDALSAELHEYFTRHEQTEVARIHAMLDLFATERCLGYRLAEYFGDHNAPEHCGHCSVCYGQIARLPEPPPLPPLVDKNFAELCGEFIHRHEQQTGGVPSAERLTRFLCGISVPLFTKLKARAIPGFATLEEYPYAEVRDWADSHLLN, from the coding sequence ATGCACGACACCCTGAAACAGGTTTTTGGTTATCCCCAGTTTCGACCCGGTCAGGAAGCCGCTGTCAGCGCGGTGCTGGCGGGGCGTTCGGCAGCGGCGATCTTTCCCACCGGCTCCGGCAAGTCCCTTTGCTACCAACTGCCGGCACTTTTACTGCCACACCTGACTTTGGTGGTTTCGCCGTTGCTGGCGTTGATGCAGGATCAACTGGCGTTTCTCAAGCGCCACGGCATTTCGGCCGGAAGCATCGATTCGGCGCAGAGCCGCGAGGATGCCAGCGATGTCATGGCCCGTGCGCGTTCGGGTGAATTGAAGATTTTGATGATTTCCGTCGAGCGCCTGAAAAATGAGCGCTTCCGCAATTTCCTGCAGCAGGTGCCGATCTCGTTACTGGTGGTCGACGAGGCGCACTGCATTTCTGAATGGGGCCACAACTTTCGGCCGGATTACCTGAAACTGCCCGACTACCAGCGTCAGTTCAACATCCCGCAGGCACTGCTGCTAACCGCCACAGCCACGCCGAAAGTCATCGCCGACATGCAGGCCAAATTCACCATTGCTCCGGACGATGTGGTCACCACCGGTTTCTATCGGCCCAACCTCAACCTATTGGTCGAGCCTGTACGCGGTCAGGACAAGCGCCGGCGTCTGGTCGAATGGATGACCGAACGCCCAGGGCAACCGAGCATTGTCTACGTGACGTTGCAGAAGACCGCCGAGCACATCGCCGAGCACCTTCAACGCAATGGAATCCAGGCCGAGGCTTACCACGCAGGTTTGCCGCATGATCAGCGTGAAGGCATTCAACGCCGCTTCATGGCCGGGCAGTCCAACTGCATTGTCGCCACCATCGCTTTCGGCATGGGCATCGACAAGAGCGACATCCGCAACGTGGTGCATTTCGATCTGCCCAAATCCATCGAAAACTATAGTCAGGAGATCGGCCGCGCCGGGCGTGACGGGCAGCCTTCGGATTGCCTGGTACTGGCCAATCGCGACAGCCTCAACGTGCTGGAAAATTTTGTTTATGGCGACACGCCCGAACGCGACGGGATTCGTTATGTACTCGACGAGCTCAAAGCCTCGGTACCGGAAGGACAGTGGGAGTTTCTGCTTGGGCCACTGGCCGATCAGAGCAATATTCGTTCGTTGCCGTTGAAGACGTTGCTGGTGCAGCTGGAACTGCGAGGTCTGATCGCGCCGCGTTACGCCTATTACGCCGAGTACCGCTTCAAATACCTGCTTGAGCCTGAAGCACTGTTCCAGCGCTTCGAAGGCGAGCGCAGGGATTTCGTTGCGGCGATCATCCAGACGTCAACTCGCGCACGCACTTGGGCCACGGTGAATTTCGAGGCGATGTACTCGCAGTATTCGGCCGAGCGCAATCGGGTGGTGACGGCGCTGGATTATTTCCAGGAAAAGGGCTGGGTCGAGCTTGAAAGCAAGCAGATGACCGAGGTTTACAGCCTGCTGCACAGCGATTTTCACAGCGATGCCCTGAGCGCTGAGCTGCACGAATACTTCACTCGCCACGAGCAGACCGAAGTGGCGCGGATTCACGCCATGCTTGACCTGTTCGCCACCGAACGCTGCCTGGGTTATCGCTTGGCCGAGTATTTCGGTGATCACAATGCCCCTGAGCATTGCGGCCATTGTTCGGTATGTTACGGCCAGATCGCGCGGTTGCCCGAGCCGCCGCCATTGCCGCCGCTTGTGGATAAAAACTTCGCAGAACTGTGTGGTGAATTTATCCACAGGCATGAGCAGCAAACAGGCGGTGTTCCCTCGGCCGAACGCTTGACGCGATTCCTGTGCGGAATCAGCGTGCCGTTGTTCACCAAACTCAAGGCGCGGGCGATACCGGGTTTTGCTACGTTGGAAGAGTATCCCTACGCAGAGGTCCGCGATTGGGCGGACAGTCACTTGCTCAATTAG
- a CDS encoding 3-hydroxyacyl-CoA dehydrogenase family protein yields the protein MSQTLFDIQQAAVIGAGTMGRGIVMCLANAGVSVQWVDNSPQMLEQALTAVAETYAHNVRQGRIDQGEADARIVRVSAAADYAAIRNVDLVIEAVYENLELKQKIFRELDGLLKPEALLASNTSALDIDAIAAATRRPEQVLGLHFFSPAHIMKLLEIVRGAQTSPAALEAALALGKRMGKVSVVSGNCHGFIGNRMLHPYVLEARKMLLEGAYPQQVDAALQGFGFAMGPFRMYDVVGIDLEWRARELAGKGQDAPEVQVDNGLCELGRFGQKSGNGYYHYEPGSRQAEHDPEVDALVLRVSEELGFQRRDIGPEEILERCVLALVNEGAKILQEGIAGSAHDIDLVYLNGYGFPAEKGGPMAWADQQGLADIHQRLLALETRQGDQWKPARLIGELAAQGKGFTER from the coding sequence ATGAGCCAGACACTCTTCGATATTCAGCAGGCTGCCGTGATCGGCGCGGGCACCATGGGCCGTGGCATTGTCATGTGCCTGGCCAATGCTGGCGTGAGCGTGCAGTGGGTAGATAACAGTCCACAGATGCTCGAGCAAGCGCTGACAGCGGTCGCCGAAACCTATGCACACAACGTGCGTCAGGGCCGCATCGATCAGGGCGAGGCGGACGCGCGCATTGTTCGCGTCTCTGCGGCGGCGGATTACGCGGCGATTCGCAATGTCGACCTGGTGATCGAAGCGGTGTACGAAAACCTCGAGCTGAAACAGAAGATCTTTCGCGAACTCGACGGACTGCTCAAGCCCGAGGCTCTGCTGGCGAGCAACACCTCGGCGCTGGATATCGACGCGATTGCCGCCGCAACCCGGCGCCCGGAACAGGTGCTGGGTCTGCACTTCTTCAGCCCGGCCCATATCATGAAACTGCTGGAAATCGTGCGCGGTGCGCAAACATCGCCGGCGGCGCTGGAGGCAGCGCTGGCGCTCGGCAAGCGCATGGGCAAGGTCAGCGTGGTGTCGGGCAACTGTCACGGTTTTATCGGCAACCGCATGCTGCATCCGTATGTACTGGAAGCGCGCAAAATGCTCCTCGAAGGCGCGTATCCACAGCAGGTGGATGCCGCGCTACAGGGCTTCGGTTTCGCCATGGGACCGTTTCGCATGTACGACGTGGTTGGCATTGATCTGGAGTGGCGTGCCCGCGAACTGGCTGGCAAAGGGCAGGATGCGCCGGAAGTTCAGGTGGATAACGGCTTGTGCGAACTGGGCCGGTTCGGGCAGAAGTCCGGTAACGGTTACTACCACTATGAGCCGGGCAGCCGCCAGGCCGAGCATGATCCTGAAGTGGATGCGCTGGTGCTGCGGGTCAGCGAGGAGCTGGGTTTCCAGCGTCGCGACATCGGCCCTGAAGAAATCCTTGAGCGCTGTGTGCTGGCGCTGGTTAACGAAGGCGCGAAGATCCTGCAGGAAGGCATAGCCGGCTCAGCCCATGACATCGACCTGGTGTACTTGAATGGCTATGGCTTTCCAGCGGAGAAGGGCGGGCCGATGGCCTGGGCGGATCAGCAAGGGCTGGCGGACATTCATCAGCGCTTGCTGGCGCTGGAGACGCGACAGGGCGATCAGTGGAAGCCGGCGCGCTTGATTGGCGAACTGGCGGCGCAGGGGAAGGGGTTTACTGAGCGTTGA
- a CDS encoding acyl-CoA thioesterase, whose translation MPNPTPQRCDYPHFQPITTRWHDNDAYGHVNNVTYYSFFDTAVNTYLIQVGGLDIHDGEVVGFVVSSACDYFASIAFPDLIEIGLRVGKLGNSSVQYELAVFKVGESEACAAGRFVHVFVDRASNQPVPIPAGLRGALQRLVI comes from the coding sequence ATGCCCAACCCGACACCGCAACGCTGCGACTACCCCCACTTCCAGCCCATCACCACACGCTGGCACGACAACGACGCCTACGGTCACGTCAACAACGTCACCTACTACAGCTTCTTCGACACGGCGGTGAACACTTATCTGATCCAGGTCGGTGGCCTGGATATCCATGACGGCGAAGTGGTGGGATTCGTGGTCAGTTCGGCCTGCGATTATTTTGCCTCGATCGCTTTCCCCGATCTGATCGAGATCGGGCTGCGGGTCGGCAAGCTGGGCAACAGTTCAGTGCAATACGAACTGGCTGTGTTCAAGGTCGGCGAAAGCGAGGCGTGTGCGGCGGGGCGATTCGTGCATGTGTTTGTCGATCGGGCGAGCAATCAGCCAGTGCCGATTCCTGCCGGTTTGCGCGGAGCTCTGCAGCGGTTGGTCATCTAA
- the fdhD gene encoding formate dehydrogenase accessory sulfurtransferase FdhD, giving the protein MNAKRPACAAPAIETPAPAASQTYSYSDLPLEASASTALAEEVALAIAYNGISQAVMLVTPTDLEDFIVGFSLGSGIIEDASDIYDLQLTGAGSAQYAQVTIANRAFWNLKQQRRQLAGTSGCGLCGVEAVEQALPDLKVLPGAALPPIEWLDGLRQRIGAFQPLGQHCGAVHAAVFMNASGDLLLGREDIGRHNALDKLIGGLIRQKISTEGGLAIVTSRCSLELIQKVLRAGIQTLVSLSAPTGLAVQWARRHNLNLIHLPQKSAPRVYSPAMENQA; this is encoded by the coding sequence ATGAACGCCAAGCGCCCAGCCTGCGCGGCGCCAGCAATCGAAACGCCCGCGCCTGCCGCCAGCCAGACCTACAGCTACAGCGATCTACCCCTTGAGGCATCGGCCAGCACCGCGCTGGCCGAGGAAGTCGCGTTGGCGATCGCCTACAACGGCATCAGCCAGGCAGTGATGCTGGTCACCCCGACCGACCTCGAAGATTTCATCGTCGGTTTCAGCCTCGGCAGCGGCATCATCGAAGACGCCAGCGATATCTACGATCTGCAACTGACGGGTGCAGGCTCGGCGCAATACGCGCAGGTGACCATCGCCAATCGCGCATTCTGGAACCTCAAGCAACAGCGTCGGCAGTTGGCCGGCACCAGCGGTTGCGGATTGTGCGGCGTCGAAGCGGTTGAACAGGCGTTGCCTGATCTCAAGGTATTGCCTGGCGCAGCCTTGCCACCGATCGAATGGCTCGACGGCTTGCGCCAGCGCATCGGCGCGTTCCAGCCGCTCGGCCAACACTGCGGCGCGGTGCATGCGGCGGTGTTCATGAATGCCAGCGGTGACTTGCTGCTCGGCCGCGAAGACATCGGCCGCCATAACGCGCTGGACAAGCTGATCGGCGGACTGATCCGCCAGAAGATATCCACAGAGGGCGGGCTGGCGATCGTCACCAGCCGTTGCAGCCTCGAATTGATCCAGAAAGTCTTGCGTGCCGGCATCCAGACCCTGGTCAGCCTGTCGGCACCCACCGGCCTGGCCGTGCAATGGGCCCGGCGCCACAACCTCAATCTCATCCACCTGCCGCAGAAAAGTGCGCCGCGGGTGTACAGCCCCGCGATGGAGAATCAAGCGTGA
- the lysM gene encoding peptidoglycan-binding protein LysM — MSLLSFVKEAGEKLLDLLTPGNANASEQLKEHISKVGLGNPNVQATVDGDKVTITGEVASQEEKEKILLAVGNIAGVGSVDDQITVTGPVVVAAEFVEVKAGDTLSAISLRVYGNANQYEKIFEANKPMLKDVNKIYPGQKLRIPK, encoded by the coding sequence ATGAGCCTTTTGAGTTTTGTCAAAGAAGCCGGTGAGAAACTGCTTGATCTGTTGACTCCCGGAAACGCCAATGCCAGCGAGCAGTTGAAGGAACATATCAGCAAGGTCGGGCTGGGCAATCCCAACGTGCAGGCGACCGTGGATGGCGACAAGGTGACAATCACCGGTGAGGTGGCAAGCCAGGAAGAGAAGGAAAAGATTCTGCTCGCGGTGGGCAACATTGCGGGCGTAGGCAGTGTCGATGATCAGATCACGGTGACCGGACCGGTCGTCGTGGCTGCCGAGTTTGTCGAGGTCAAGGCAGGTGACACGCTCAGTGCGATTTCCCTGCGCGTCTATGGCAATGCCAACCAGTACGAGAAGATTTTCGAAGCCAACAAACCGATGCTCAAGGATGTGAACAAGATTTATCCGGGGCAAAAGCTGCGCATTCCAAAATAA
- the yrfG gene encoding GMP/IMP nucleotidase: MPSLPWSDIDTVLLDMDGTLLDLHFDNHFWLEHLPQRYAELHGISRAMAELELQPLFERHAGQLQWYCLDFWSAELKLSVRELKQETAHLIALRADADTFLDAIKRAGKRVIMITNAHRDSLSLKLERIELAPYFERLISSHDYGYPKENPQFWDALQADIGFDPARSLFIDDTLPILRSARDFGVAHLLAVKEPDSRKGPKDTAEFAAVEDYRDLITGL; this comes from the coding sequence ATGCCTTCTTTACCGTGGTCCGACATCGATACCGTTCTGCTCGACATGGACGGTACGCTGCTGGATCTGCACTTCGACAACCACTTCTGGCTCGAGCACCTGCCCCAGCGCTACGCCGAACTGCACGGCATCAGCCGGGCCATGGCCGAGCTGGAATTGCAGCCGCTGTTCGAACGCCACGCCGGCCAGTTGCAGTGGTACTGCCTGGATTTCTGGAGCGCGGAACTGAAATTATCGGTGCGCGAACTGAAACAGGAAACCGCCCACTTGATCGCCCTGCGCGCGGATGCCGACACCTTTCTCGACGCGATCAAACGCGCCGGCAAACGGGTGATCATGATCACCAACGCGCACCGCGATTCGTTGTCGTTGAAACTGGAACGGATTGAACTGGCACCGTACTTCGAACGGCTGATCAGCTCGCACGACTATGGTTATCCCAAGGAGAACCCGCAGTTCTGGGATGCCTTGCAGGCGGACATCGGGTTTGATCCGGCGCGCAGCCTGTTTATCGACGACACCTTGCCGATCCTGCGCAGTGCGCGGGATTTTGGCGTAGCGCATCTGCTCGCGGTGAAAGAACCGGACAGCCGCAAAGGGCCCAAGGACACGGCCGAGTTTGCCGCAGTCGAGGACTACCGCGATCTCATCACCGGACTCTGA
- the nudE gene encoding ADP compounds hydrolase NudE, whose translation MRQKPTVLAREIVATSRLFRVEELKLRFSNGVERTYERLVGKGAGYGAVMIVAMLDAEHAVLIEEYCGGTDEYELSLPKGLIEPGEDVLAAAERELKEEAGYGARQLEHLTELSLSPGYMSQKIQVVLATDLYEERLEGDEPEPMRVDRVNLRELSALALNPQFTEGRALAALYLTRDLLRQRGMFSYE comes from the coding sequence ATGCGCCAGAAACCCACCGTACTCGCCCGCGAGATCGTCGCCACCAGTCGCCTGTTTCGCGTCGAAGAACTCAAGCTGCGATTTTCCAATGGCGTGGAGCGCACCTATGAGCGTCTGGTCGGCAAGGGTGCGGGCTACGGCGCGGTGATGATCGTCGCGATGCTTGATGCCGAACACGCGGTGTTGATCGAGGAATATTGCGGCGGCACCGACGAGTACGAATTGTCTCTGCCCAAAGGCTTGATTGAGCCGGGCGAAGACGTGCTGGCGGCGGCCGAGCGGGAGCTCAAGGAAGAAGCCGGTTATGGCGCGCGCCAACTTGAACATTTGACCGAACTGTCGCTGTCACCCGGTTACATGAGCCAGAAGATCCAAGTGGTGCTGGCCACCGATCTCTACGAAGAACGGCTGGAAGGCGATGAGCCGGAGCCGATGCGGGTCGACAGGGTCAACCTGCGCGAACTGTCGGCGCTGGCGCTGAATCCGCAATTTACCGAAGGCCGCGCATTGGCGGCGCTGTATTTGACCCGTGATCTGCTGCGCCAGCGCGGGATGTTCAGCTATGAGTGA
- the cysQ gene encoding 3'(2'),5'-bisphosphate nucleotidase CysQ — MNFPHPLMAPVIELALQAGEAILPFWRAGVEVTAKSDDSPVTAADLAAHHLIVAGLTALDPSIPVLSEEDADIPQSVRASWQRWWLVDPLDGTKEFISGSEEFTVNIALIENGRVVFGVVTMPTNGRFYVGGAGLGAWRGDKSGTPTAIQVRDVPAPGEAFTVVASRRHSSPEQERLLAGLSASLGELQLANIGSSLKFCLLAEGAADCYPRLAPTSQWDTAAAQGVLEGAGGEVLDLRGEAFCYPARESLLNEFFLALPAKAAWRARLLELARG, encoded by the coding sequence ATGAATTTTCCCCATCCGCTGATGGCACCGGTAATTGAGTTGGCTTTACAGGCTGGCGAGGCAATTCTGCCGTTCTGGCGTGCCGGCGTTGAAGTCACCGCCAAGTCCGATGATTCGCCGGTGACGGCCGCCGATCTGGCTGCGCATCATCTTATCGTCGCCGGGCTGACGGCGCTGGATCCGAGCATTCCGGTGCTCTCGGAAGAGGACGCCGATATCCCGCAGAGCGTGCGCGCCAGTTGGCAGCGCTGGTGGCTGGTGGATCCGCTGGACGGTACCAAGGAATTCATCAGTGGCAGTGAGGAATTCACCGTGAACATCGCGCTGATTGAAAATGGCCGGGTGGTGTTTGGCGTGGTGACGATGCCGACCAACGGTCGCTTTTACGTCGGCGGTGCCGGACTCGGTGCCTGGCGTGGCGACAAGAGTGGTACGCCGACGGCGATTCAGGTGCGCGATGTGCCTGCACCGGGGGAGGCGTTTACCGTGGTGGCCAGCCGTCGACATTCTAGTCCGGAGCAAGAGCGTTTGCTGGCCGGGTTGAGCGCCAGTCTCGGTGAGCTGCAACTGGCCAATATCGGCAGTTCCTTGAAGTTCTGCCTGTTGGCCGAAGGTGCTGCCGATTGCTATCCACGCCTGGCGCCGACTTCGCAGTGGGACACGGCGGCAGCGCAGGGCGTGCTGGAAGGGGCTGGTGGCGAAGTGCTCGATCTGCGCGGTGAAGCGTTTTGTTATCCGGCGCGGGAATCGCTGTTGAACGAGTTCTTTCTGGCGCTGCCGGCGAAGGCTGCGTGGCGAGCTCGGTTGTTGGAGTTGGCCCGAGGTTAA
- a CDS encoding thioesterase domain-containing protein has product MSSVSAYLQTVLHHDIPLTAEMGLEVLEWRDQQLRLHLPLAPNVNHKSTMFGGSLYCGAVLAGWGWLHLRLKEEGITDGHIVIQEGQISYPLPVTGDAVAICPAPDAAIWKRFVAMYRRYGRARLTLDTRILNAGSEDVAVRFTGQYVLHR; this is encoded by the coding sequence ATGAGCAGCGTAAGCGCATACCTGCAAACGGTGCTGCATCACGACATTCCGCTGACTGCCGAGATGGGACTTGAAGTTCTCGAATGGCGGGATCAGCAACTGCGCCTGCACCTGCCGCTCGCGCCCAACGTCAATCACAAGAGCACCATGTTTGGCGGCAGCCTGTACTGTGGCGCGGTGCTGGCCGGTTGGGGCTGGTTGCATCTGCGGTTGAAGGAAGAAGGGATTACCGACGGACACATCGTCATTCAGGAAGGGCAGATCAGTTATCCGCTGCCGGTAACCGGGGACGCCGTGGCTATTTGCCCGGCGCCGGATGCGGCGATTTGGAAACGCTTTGTGGCGATGTATCGGCGTTATGGGCGAGCTCGGTTGACGCTGGATACGCGGATCCTGAATGCGGGAAGTGAGGACGTTGCGGTGAGATTTACCGGCCAGTACGTTTTGCACCGTTGA
- a CDS encoding sigma-54 dependent transcriptional regulator — protein MTIDNRIQVVLIDDDPHLRQALGQTLDLAGLKILPLSEAKGLAAQLERDWPGVVVSDIRMPGMDGLELLSELHAQDPELPVLLITGHGDVPLAVQAMRAGAYDFLEKPFASDALLDSVRRALSLRRLVLDNRSLRLALSDRNELSARLVGHSTPMLRLREQIGALAATKADVLILGETGAGKEVVARALHDLSSRRNGPFVAINAGALAESVVESELFGHEPGAFTGAQKRRIGKFEFANGGTLFLDEIESMSMDVQVKLLRMLQERVVERLGGNQLIPLDIRVIAATKEDLRQAADQGRFRADLYYRLNVAPLRIPPLRERGEDALVLFQHYADEASARHGLPPHELQPAHRALLLRHTWPGNVRELQNAAERFALGLELALDNSADGSGGTPVEVVSGGLSEQVENFEKSLIAAELARSHSSVRSLAEALGIPRKTLHDKLRKHGLNFGDSSHGEDNE, from the coding sequence ATGACCATCGACAATCGCATCCAGGTAGTGTTGATCGACGACGATCCGCACCTGCGCCAAGCCCTCGGCCAAACGCTGGATCTGGCCGGCCTGAAAATCCTGCCGCTGTCCGAAGCCAAGGGCCTGGCCGCGCAACTTGAGCGTGACTGGCCCGGCGTGGTGGTCAGCGACATCCGCATGCCCGGCATGGACGGCCTCGAACTGTTGAGCGAGTTGCATGCACAGGATCCGGAGCTGCCGGTGCTGCTGATCACCGGCCATGGCGACGTACCGCTGGCGGTGCAGGCGATGCGCGCCGGTGCTTACGATTTTCTGGAAAAACCCTTTGCCAGCGATGCGCTGCTCGACAGCGTCCGTCGCGCCCTCTCGCTACGGCGTCTGGTGCTGGACAACCGCAGCCTGCGTCTGGCGTTGAGCGACCGCAACGAACTGAGCGCGCGACTGGTCGGCCATTCGACGCCAATGCTGCGCCTGCGTGAGCAGATCGGTGCGCTGGCGGCGACCAAGGCCGATGTGCTGATCCTCGGCGAAACCGGTGCCGGCAAAGAAGTCGTGGCCCGCGCGCTGCACGACTTGTCGAGCCGCCGCAACGGTCCGTTCGTGGCGATCAACGCCGGCGCCCTGGCGGAGTCGGTGGTGGAAAGCGAGCTGTTCGGTCACGAACCCGGCGCCTTCACCGGCGCGCAGAAACGCCGCATCGGCAAATTCGAATTCGCCAACGGCGGCACGCTGTTTCTCGACGAAATCGAAAGCATGAGCATGGACGTGCAAGTGAAACTGCTGCGCATGCTGCAGGAGCGGGTCGTCGAACGTCTGGGCGGCAATCAGTTGATCCCACTGGACATCCGCGTCATCGCCGCGACCAAGGAAGACCTGCGTCAGGCGGCGGATCAGGGACGCTTCCGCGCCGACTTGTATTACCGCCTCAACGTCGCGCCGCTGCGCATCCCGCCGCTGCGCGAAAGGGGCGAAGACGCACTGGTGCTGTTCCAGCACTACGCCGATGAAGCCAGCGCCCGCCACGGCTTGCCGCCCCACGAACTGCAACCGGCACACCGCGCCTTGCTGCTGCGCCACACCTGGCCGGGCAACGTGCGCGAACTGCAAAATGCTGCCGAACGCTTCGCCCTTGGGCTTGAGCTGGCACTGGACAACAGCGCTGATGGCAGCGGCGGCACGCCTGTCGAAGTGGTCAGTGGCGGCCTCAGCGAGCAAGTGGAAAACTTCGAGAAATCGCTGATCGCCGCCGAATTGGCGCGCTCGCACAGCTCGGTGCGCAGCCTTGCCGAAGCCTTGGGCATTCCGCGCAAGACCCTGCATGACAAACTGCGCAAACACGGTCTGAATTTCGGCGACAGCAGCCACGGGGAAGACAACGAATGA
- a CDS encoding sensor histidine kinase, with amino-acid sequence MKPSLPRRPRWRSLALLALCLAPLLWPLEHLAERYYRSELAGQNRQTLDLYVANLLGTLHRYEVLPQILGDLPALRAVLGAPDDGVTQGNANRLLNNIAAQTGAEVMYLMDTSGQTLAASNWDKRDSFVGRNFAFRPYFSEAMAGRLGRFFGLGTTSAKRGYFFAAAVRNGEKIIGVLVIKVDLDHTESLWGKTPEQLLVTDHNGVVILTSRPEWRFRATRELSETERAAITAIQPYPTREPRPLNLSSDAWLTQTHDIAETGWSVSILAPRTLIDRPVRTVVAIGGATLLVVMLLVGLMMQRRRHYLERIAFEAKARRELEGRVAERTSDLEGLNRRLKQEVLEREHAQQELVRAQDDLVQAGKLSALGTMSASISHELNQPLAAIRSYAENAEVLLDHQRTEDARGNLKLISELTGRMASIIAHLRAFARRDRHAPESVALQPALDDALALLAKRRRSMEVELIRDLPAATLWVEAGETRLRQVLGNLLANALDALTEKGPPRKLWLSAEATADGVNLYIRDNGPGFCMEALGRASEPFYTTKTRTQGLGLGLAICETLMRAFGGELSFANHKQGGALITLRLRAGAPGVSLQPSEDRSA; translated from the coding sequence ATGAAACCATCGCTTCCCCGCAGACCCCGCTGGCGCAGCCTCGCGCTGTTGGCCCTGTGCCTGGCGCCACTGCTGTGGCCGTTGGAACATCTTGCCGAACGCTATTACCGCAGCGAACTCGCCGGGCAGAACCGCCAGACCCTCGATCTCTACGTCGCCAACCTGCTCGGCACCCTGCATCGCTATGAAGTGTTGCCGCAGATTCTCGGCGATCTGCCGGCCCTGCGCGCGGTGCTCGGTGCGCCAGACGACGGCGTCACCCAAGGCAATGCCAATCGCCTGCTGAACAACATCGCCGCGCAGACCGGCGCTGAAGTCATGTACCTGATGGACACGTCCGGTCAGACGCTGGCGGCGTCGAACTGGGACAAACGCGACAGCTTCGTCGGCCGCAATTTCGCCTTCCGCCCGTATTTCAGTGAAGCCATGGCCGGGCGCCTCGGACGCTTCTTCGGCCTCGGCACCACGTCGGCCAAACGCGGATACTTCTTCGCCGCCGCTGTGCGCAACGGCGAGAAAATCATCGGTGTGCTGGTGATCAAGGTCGACCTCGACCACACCGAAAGCCTGTGGGGCAAGACGCCGGAACAACTGCTGGTGACCGACCATAACGGCGTGGTCATCCTGACGTCGCGCCCGGAATGGCGTTTCCGCGCCACTCGTGAGCTGAGTGAAACCGAGCGCGCTGCAATCACCGCGATCCAGCCCTACCCGACCCGCGAACCCCGGCCACTGAACCTCAGTTCCGACGCTTGGCTGACGCAGACCCACGACATCGCCGAAACCGGCTGGAGCGTCAGCATCCTCGCCCCGCGTACACTGATCGATCGCCCGGTGCGCACGGTGGTCGCGATCGGCGGTGCCACACTGTTGGTGGTCATGTTGCTGGTGGGTTTGATGATGCAGCGCCGCCGCCATTATCTAGAGCGCATCGCCTTCGAGGCCAAGGCACGCCGCGAGTTGGAGGGCCGCGTCGCCGAACGTACCAGCGACCTGGAAGGCCTCAACCGCCGTTTGAAACAGGAAGTGCTTGAGCGTGAGCACGCCCAGCAGGAGCTGGTGCGCGCTCAGGACGACTTGGTCCAGGCGGGCAAATTGTCGGCGCTGGGGACCATGTCGGCGAGCATCAGTCACGAACTCAATCAACCGCTGGCGGCGATTCGCAGTTATGCGGAGAACGCCGAAGTGCTGCTCGATCATCAGCGCACCGAGGACGCCCGGGGCAACCTCAAGCTCATCAGCGAACTGACCGGGCGCATGGCCTCGATCATCGCCCACCTGCGCGCCTTCGCCCGCCGCGATCGCCACGCACCGGAAAGCGTTGCCCTGCAACCGGCGCTGGACGATGCGCTGGCATTGCTGGCCAAACGTCGGCGCAGCATGGAAGTCGAATTGATCCGCGACTTGCCCGCAGCCACGCTGTGGGTCGAGGCCGGCGAAACCCGCTTGCGTCAGGTGCTGGGCAATCTGCTGGCCAACGCCCTCGATGCGCTCACCGAAAAAGGCCCGCCGCGCAAATTGTGGCTGAGTGCCGAAGCCACCGCCGACGGCGTCAATCTGTACATTCGCGACAACGGCCCCGGGTTCTGCATGGAAGCTCTTGGCCGCGCCAGCGAGCCCTTTTACACCACCAAGACCCGCACCCAGGGTCTGGGTCTGGGACTGGCCATTTGTGAAACGCTGATGCGCGCCTTTGGTGGCGAGCTGTCGTTCGCCAACCACAAGCAAGGCGGCGCCCTGATCACCCTGCGCCTGCGCGCCGGCGCGCCCGGAGTCAGCCTGCAACCGTCAGAGGATCGAAGTGCATGA